One window from the genome of Haladaptatus paucihalophilus DX253 encodes:
- a CDS encoding lipopolysaccharide biosynthesis protein produces the protein MVSETSDDGIPEDEREALLTIGHGAVVTSGGQSLQQVLKAATEYALAQGLGPVVYGVYAFAWRITQLLFRLVNFGSVQTLQRYLSAYSGDSDRQGRVVGLAYLTTLVVGLGLAGGMIFGSEWLNSATVSHPDFPPTIRLFAALIVLVGLVRVHAGVLRAVRSAQGEVLFNRVLRPAVTLAGAVGAMALGYSVVGVAGSFVVGMAGLVLVGFPIVVSTTGIRPRLGGVRSEARRFYNHSGPIALSSLGKVFQNRVDVMLVGFLLTASAAGVYNVVLVLVALAWIPLLSFNMLLPPVASGLYADDEMETLNAVYTAVTRLIVTCVVPILAVLVVYGRTILSAFGPNFTAGYVPLVVYLGGVLVGSAVGATGWLLMMTDHQYARMALDWLLAVLNTLLTFAFIRAFGLPGAALGTAVAIAVQNSIQVVLLRHFEGLWPFDATFLKPLGAGTATIGVMVLVRETLTGVDAVAVGLALGAVTYVGTLVSLGVNDRDRLVVTTLAARYRRGITATIDERRSERSRDG, from the coding sequence ATGGTCTCCGAGACATCCGACGACGGGATTCCCGAAGATGAGCGCGAGGCGCTGTTGACCATCGGTCACGGTGCGGTCGTCACTTCCGGCGGACAGTCCCTCCAGCAGGTGCTGAAGGCGGCGACCGAGTACGCGCTCGCACAGGGACTCGGCCCGGTCGTCTACGGCGTCTACGCCTTCGCGTGGCGAATCACCCAGTTGCTGTTTCGACTCGTGAACTTCGGGTCGGTTCAGACGCTCCAACGGTACCTTTCCGCCTACAGTGGCGATTCGGACCGGCAGGGCCGAGTGGTTGGACTGGCGTATCTGACGACGCTCGTCGTCGGCCTCGGACTCGCCGGTGGGATGATTTTCGGCAGCGAGTGGCTCAACAGCGCGACGGTCTCGCATCCCGACTTCCCGCCGACGATACGGCTGTTCGCGGCCCTAATCGTCCTCGTCGGACTGGTCAGGGTTCACGCCGGAGTCCTCAGAGCGGTGCGGTCGGCCCAAGGAGAGGTGTTGTTCAATCGCGTGCTCCGCCCGGCCGTTACGCTGGCGGGTGCCGTGGGTGCGATGGCACTGGGATACTCGGTGGTCGGCGTCGCCGGCTCGTTCGTCGTCGGGATGGCCGGACTCGTGCTCGTAGGGTTCCCGATTGTCGTCTCGACGACCGGTATCCGGCCTCGCTTGGGCGGCGTCCGTTCGGAGGCCCGGCGGTTCTACAACCACTCGGGTCCCATCGCGCTGAGCAGCCTCGGCAAGGTGTTCCAGAACCGCGTGGACGTGATGCTCGTGGGCTTCCTGCTGACCGCGAGCGCGGCGGGGGTCTACAACGTCGTGCTCGTTTTGGTGGCGCTGGCGTGGATTCCGCTCCTCTCGTTCAACATGCTCCTGCCGCCGGTCGCGTCAGGACTGTACGCCGACGACGAGATGGAGACGCTCAACGCGGTGTACACGGCGGTGACGCGGCTCATCGTCACCTGCGTCGTCCCGATTCTCGCCGTGCTGGTCGTCTACGGTCGGACGATTCTGTCCGCTTTCGGCCCGAACTTCACGGCGGGTTACGTTCCGCTCGTGGTCTATCTCGGCGGCGTCTTGGTCGGCAGCGCCGTCGGTGCGACGGGTTGGCTGCTCATGATGACCGACCACCAGTACGCCCGGATGGCGCTGGACTGGCTGCTGGCCGTGCTGAACACGCTGCTCACGTTCGCGTTCATCCGAGCGTTCGGCCTGCCCGGAGCGGCACTCGGCACGGCCGTCGCCATTGCCGTCCAGAACTCCATCCAAGTCGTCCTCCTCCGGCACTTCGAGGGATTGTGGCCCTTCGACGCGACGTTTCTCAAACCGCTCGGGGCTGGAACCGCGACGATAGGTGTCATGGTTCTCGTCCGCGAGACGCTCACCGGGGTCGATGCGGTCGCAGTCGGCCTCGCGCTGGGCGCTGTGACGTACGTCGGCACCCTCGTTTCGCTCGGCGTCAACGACCGCGACCGCCTCGTGGTGACGACGCTGGCCGCCCGGTACCGCCGCGGTATAACCGCGACCATCGACGAACGTCGCTCCGAACGGTCCCGAGACGGGTAG
- a CDS encoding NAD(P)/FAD-dependent oxidoreductase, protein MERFDVAIVGGGPAGMAAGEQAGTHGASAVVLEQGVPREDREFLGPDSTDAAGMLDYWVDIMDEDYRDIPDHVVLQELDAVDFLGPNEAATLRGTGIDSSYPEMGFTFNRARMDDWFRERVEDAGTEYRVGVGVRRAETDLGAEYRHTLHLADGEDIEAKYLVLADGPQRRVTLGTLDQFMPEGSSVSDFLSPPTANHIAYQEYREFPEEVFEKSSLKFWWGIIPGETAYPWVFPNDGTVARVGLTMPIGMTLDDVEDPDSYALLRSDDDGIPRAGEYIRRLLEREYGDEYDIETDFPLVEDRGKSKGTETYPISSTRPIDSPVEAGIAVAGGAMGTTSAFHEGGYHVAIRSGKIAGKLAATDDIESYNDEWKAAIGDELLRNIAFADIVAEYGPDDWDKTFAMVDNLLGEDGKGLNKSSFSSGVRGAKLVARYKKAKFGYRKGYVQVTESDYVY, encoded by the coding sequence ATGGAGCGATTCGACGTTGCTATCGTGGGCGGGGGCCCCGCGGGGATGGCGGCCGGAGAACAGGCCGGGACACACGGCGCGAGCGCCGTCGTCCTCGAACAGGGCGTCCCACGCGAAGATCGAGAGTTCCTCGGCCCGGATTCGACCGACGCCGCCGGAATGCTCGACTACTGGGTGGACATCATGGACGAGGACTATCGGGACATCCCGGACCACGTCGTCCTCCAGGAACTCGATGCGGTGGACTTCCTCGGCCCGAACGAGGCCGCGACCCTCCGCGGCACCGGCATCGACTCGTCGTACCCCGAGATGGGCTTTACTTTCAACCGCGCGCGGATGGACGACTGGTTTCGAGAGCGCGTCGAGGACGCGGGGACGGAGTACCGCGTCGGCGTCGGCGTCAGGCGCGCCGAAACCGACCTCGGCGCCGAGTACCGCCACACCCTCCACCTCGCCGACGGCGAGGACATCGAGGCGAAATACCTCGTGCTCGCCGACGGGCCACAGCGCCGCGTCACGCTCGGCACGCTCGACCAGTTCATGCCCGAGGGCAGTTCGGTCAGCGACTTCCTCAGCCCGCCGACGGCGAACCACATCGCGTATCAGGAGTACCGCGAGTTCCCCGAGGAGGTCTTCGAGAAATCCTCGCTCAAGTTCTGGTGGGGCATCATCCCCGGCGAGACGGCCTACCCGTGGGTCTTCCCGAACGACGGCACGGTGGCCCGCGTCGGCCTCACGATGCCCATCGGAATGACGTTGGACGACGTGGAGGACCCCGACTCCTACGCCCTCCTCCGGTCGGACGACGACGGCATCCCCCGCGCCGGGGAGTACATCCGCCGCCTCCTCGAACGCGAGTACGGCGACGAGTACGACATCGAGACGGACTTCCCGCTCGTGGAGGACCGGGGCAAATCGAAGGGTACCGAGACGTACCCCATCTCCTCGACGCGACCCATCGACTCGCCCGTCGAAGCGGGCATCGCGGTCGCTGGCGGCGCGATGGGGACGACCAGCGCGTTCCACGAGGGGGGCTACCACGTCGCGATTCGGTCGGGCAAAATCGCCGGGAAACTCGCCGCGACCGACGACATCGAATCGTACAACGACGAGTGGAAGGCCGCAATCGGCGACGAACTCCTCCGCAACATCGCGTTCGCCGACATCGTTGCGGAGTACGGCCCGGACGACTGGGACAAGACCTTCGCCATGGTCGATAACCTCCTCGGCGAGGACGGCAAGGGCCTGAACAAGTCGAGTTTCTCCTCCGGCGTCCGCGGCGCGAAACTCGTCGCGCGCTACAAGAAGGCGAAGTTCGGCTACCGGAAGGGCTACGTGCAGGTCACCGAATCCGATTACGTCTACTGA
- a CDS encoding glycoside hydrolase family 18 protein: MMGIQNSSVGRRRYLRGAGALTTMALLGNTAEASERDHRGHRHQSRGDDQHHHHGRRPDKRIVGYYPSWAGDYTPHDVPYHKLTHLNYAFLETEANGEVKLAVTGDSAPEVLAEFEAITHERQHTSFMLSIADFGSNMSAVAASADARERFARTAVEQLRRYNFDGIDIDWEYPDGSVREDDPENFTLLLEELRSKLDGAGAADGRYYELSMAAAPIPSNIDPLEVEKIADYLDFVNVMNYNFYGSWSSATNFNAPLYAPYEDPTYWQQLLTVDNAMRYWADQPISRDKLVLGTPFYGFAFENVENENRGLFQPFDGADTKSYDDIRRLKTEPHYQYHWHHEARVPWLYSEADDVFVTYDDRHSVMEKSRYVRDNDFGGMMCWELSHDPSNTLISSIHAVLGCSHRP, from the coding sequence ATGATGGGAATCCAAAATAGCAGCGTGGGACGGCGACGATACCTTCGAGGCGCGGGCGCACTGACGACGATGGCGTTGCTCGGAAACACGGCCGAAGCGAGCGAGCGGGACCACCGCGGACATCGCCATCAGAGCCGAGGGGATGACCAGCATCACCATCACGGACGGCGACCCGACAAGCGAATCGTCGGCTACTACCCCTCGTGGGCGGGCGACTATACGCCCCACGACGTGCCGTACCACAAACTGACCCACCTGAACTACGCCTTCCTCGAAACGGAGGCGAACGGCGAGGTCAAACTCGCCGTCACAGGGGACTCGGCCCCCGAAGTACTCGCGGAGTTCGAGGCGATAACCCACGAACGACAGCACACGTCGTTCATGCTCTCCATCGCGGACTTCGGGAGCAACATGTCCGCCGTCGCCGCGAGCGCCGACGCCCGCGAGCGGTTCGCGCGAACCGCCGTCGAACAGCTCCGACGGTACAACTTCGACGGCATCGACATCGACTGGGAGTACCCGGACGGGTCGGTCCGAGAGGACGACCCGGAGAACTTCACGTTGCTGTTGGAGGAACTGCGTAGCAAACTGGACGGAGCGGGGGCGGCGGACGGCCGGTACTACGAACTCAGCATGGCGGCGGCACCGATTCCGTCGAACATCGACCCGCTGGAAGTGGAGAAAATCGCGGACTATCTGGATTTCGTCAACGTGATGAACTACAACTTCTACGGGAGTTGGAGTTCCGCGACGAACTTCAACGCGCCGCTGTACGCCCCCTACGAGGACCCGACGTACTGGCAACAGCTCCTGACGGTGGACAATGCGATGCGGTACTGGGCCGACCAGCCGATTTCGCGGGACAAACTCGTTCTCGGCACGCCGTTTTACGGCTTCGCCTTCGAAAACGTCGAGAACGAGAACCGGGGCCTCTTTCAACCGTTCGACGGCGCGGACACCAAATCGTACGACGACATCCGACGGCTCAAGACCGAACCGCACTACCAGTACCACTGGCATCACGAGGCGCGCGTCCCGTGGTTGTACTCCGAAGCGGACGACGTCTTCGTCACCTACGACGACAGACACTCGGTCATGGAGAAGTCGCGGTACGTCCGAGACAACGACTTCGGCGGGATGATGTGTTGGGAACTCTCCCACGACCCCAGCAACACACTCATCAGTTCGATTCACGCCGTACTCGGCTGCTCACACCGGCCATAA
- a CDS encoding metal-dependent hydrolase, translating to MMVGHALLAFGLAALVAQRFWSTERALAFGVVAGVFATVPDVDMTYAVIGLAQAGFGGVWEMTAAFWGSSHLVHRAVTHSLVVAAIAGPAFVLATRNWWQKSLSAGLLSALVWVSFVTSGFLGAGVMLVFVVVGTVAALVADSRTDLGPGALLLAVVFGLASHPFGDVFTGAPPQFFYPLDVTLLHSRITLLPDPTLNLLAIFGLELVLAWFAVSVYFHLRVGDVRKQLREHVHPRAALGAGYALAALVIPAPTLSVSYQFVFSVLAVGAVGVGPQLHPERPFPPVRFRPVRTPAAWLCTGMAAVTLGVVAYAGMYLFA from the coding sequence ATGATGGTCGGCCACGCGCTGCTCGCCTTCGGGCTCGCGGCGCTCGTCGCCCAGCGATTTTGGTCCACGGAGCGCGCGCTGGCGTTCGGGGTCGTCGCGGGCGTCTTCGCTACGGTTCCGGACGTCGATATGACCTACGCGGTCATCGGCCTCGCGCAGGCGGGGTTCGGCGGCGTCTGGGAGATGACCGCCGCGTTCTGGGGTAGTTCACACCTCGTCCATCGCGCCGTGACTCACTCGCTCGTCGTCGCCGCTATCGCCGGTCCCGCGTTCGTCCTGGCGACGCGGAACTGGTGGCAGAAGTCGCTTTCCGCGGGCCTGCTTTCGGCGCTCGTCTGGGTTTCCTTCGTAACGAGCGGCTTCCTCGGTGCGGGCGTCATGCTCGTCTTCGTCGTCGTCGGGACGGTCGCCGCGCTCGTCGCCGACTCGCGCACCGACCTCGGTCCGGGTGCGTTGTTGCTCGCCGTCGTCTTCGGACTCGCGTCCCATCCCTTCGGCGACGTGTTCACGGGGGCGCCGCCGCAGTTTTTCTATCCGCTCGACGTGACGCTGCTTCACTCCCGAATCACGTTGCTCCCGGACCCGACGCTGAACCTGCTCGCCATCTTCGGGTTGGAACTGGTGCTTGCGTGGTTCGCCGTTTCGGTGTACTTCCACCTTCGCGTCGGAGACGTTCGGAAGCAGTTGCGCGAACACGTCCATCCCCGCGCCGCGTTGGGTGCCGGGTACGCGCTTGCCGCGCTGGTGATTCCCGCACCGACGCTCTCGGTGTCCTACCAGTTCGTGTTCTCGGTGCTCGCGGTCGGTGCCGTCGGCGTCGGCCCGCAACTCCACCCCGAACGACCGTTTCCCCCCGTGCGCTTCCGCCCCGTGCGCACCCCCGCCGCGTGGTTGTGTACCGGCATGGCCGCGGTGACGCTCGGGGTCGTCGCGTACGCCGGAATGTATCTCTTCGCTTAA
- a CDS encoding HesB/IscA family protein yields MSTDAAPNGKDGPQIEVTEDAAEQALSLLDSEGLDSSVAGLRLFVQQGGCAGLSYGMRFDDEPESDDTIFTHYGLRVFVDPASMNYIEGSVVDYETGLQGAGFHVENPNVVSECGCGESFRT; encoded by the coding sequence ATGAGTACTGATGCCGCACCGAACGGGAAGGACGGCCCGCAAATCGAGGTGACGGAGGACGCGGCTGAGCAAGCGCTGTCCCTGTTGGACAGCGAAGGACTCGACAGTTCGGTCGCCGGTCTCCGCCTGTTCGTTCAGCAGGGCGGCTGTGCGGGACTTTCGTACGGCATGCGATTCGACGACGAACCGGAATCCGACGACACGATTTTCACGCACTACGGCTTGCGCGTGTTCGTGGACCCGGCGAGCATGAACTACATCGAGGGAAGCGTCGTTGATTACGAAACCGGCCTGCAGGGTGCGGGCTTCCACGTCGAGAACCCCAATGTGGTGTCGGAATGTGGCTGTGGCGAGAGCTTCCGAACCTGA
- a CDS encoding enoyl-CoA hydratase/isomerase family protein produces the protein MAEFDHLTLERTDDVARVTMHRPETHNAMNPAMASELRTATADLYEDDSRCVVLTGADGVFNTGADLSVLSGDASDGRTLRSIASSLHRAIENLSRAPKPVITGINGVAAGGGFGLALAGDIVLLAEDARLEFAYPRVGLTGDAGSTFLLPKLVGLRRAKEIALLDETISPERAVEMGLATEVASEFDDRLAELAAELADGPTRAYGATKRLFNRSAGRDLSAQMAAETDTIARMTATDDYRRGLDAFFGDEEPAFEGE, from the coding sequence ATGGCAGAGTTCGACCACCTGACCCTCGAACGGACCGACGACGTGGCGCGCGTGACGATGCACCGGCCGGAGACGCACAACGCGATGAACCCCGCGATGGCGTCCGAACTGCGCACGGCCACGGCCGACCTGTACGAGGACGATTCGCGGTGTGTCGTCCTCACGGGGGCCGACGGCGTGTTCAACACGGGCGCGGACCTGTCCGTGCTCTCGGGCGACGCGAGCGACGGCAGAACGCTCAGGAGCATCGCCTCCTCGCTTCACCGCGCCATCGAAAACCTCTCGCGCGCACCAAAACCCGTCATCACCGGCATCAACGGCGTCGCGGCGGGCGGCGGGTTCGGCCTCGCGCTGGCGGGCGACATCGTTCTGCTCGCCGAGGACGCGCGGTTGGAGTTTGCCTACCCGCGCGTCGGATTGACGGGCGACGCCGGTTCGACGTTCCTCCTCCCGAAACTCGTCGGCTTGCGCCGGGCGAAGGAGATTGCGCTGCTGGACGAGACGATTTCACCCGAACGGGCGGTCGAGATGGGACTCGCCACGGAAGTCGCCTCGGAGTTCGACGACCGATTGGCCGAACTCGCCGCGGAACTCGCGGACGGCCCGACCCGCGCCTACGGAGCGACGAAGCGCCTGTTCAACCGGAGCGCAGGGCGCGACCTCTCGGCCCAGATGGCCGCCGAAACCGACACCATCGCGCGGATGACCGCGACCGACGACTACCGGCGCGGACTGGACGCGTTCTTCGGCGACGAGGAACCCGCGTTCGAAGGAGAGTAG
- a CDS encoding extracellular catalytic domain type 1 short-chain-length polyhydroxyalkanoate depolymerase, protein MKLDRRTLLRSVGGTVATAGVLGSAGTAAAASSYTNHYYDGFDYWKYVPDSAGSNPPLVVMLHGCSQNADQFREETRMNDVADREGFVVIYPDQYNARNAAECWNWFYDANTIRGYGEAAVIAGMTQTTIDAEGCDPERVYVAGLSAGAAMVSNLLAEYADVYAAGGVHSGLEYDAADTATGGTTAMTYGGPDPYEKGIDAYDAMESYGITSELPTIVFHGTADTTVYPINGDQATIQAIQTNDLASDGSNDDDVDATADRTYSGQGPSLDYSVSEYHDENGNSLVEHWTVDGMDHAWSGGVSGGEFTAPGGPDASQIIWDFVSGYTRGE, encoded by the coding sequence ATGAAACTTGACAGGCGAACGCTCCTGCGTTCCGTGGGTGGAACGGTTGCGACGGCGGGCGTACTGGGAAGCGCGGGAACCGCGGCGGCGGCGAGTAGCTACACGAATCACTACTACGACGGCTTCGATTACTGGAAGTACGTCCCGGACTCCGCGGGATCGAACCCCCCGCTCGTGGTGATGCTCCACGGCTGTTCACAGAACGCGGACCAGTTCCGCGAGGAGACGCGGATGAACGACGTGGCGGACCGCGAGGGGTTCGTCGTCATCTACCCCGACCAGTACAACGCGCGGAACGCGGCCGAGTGCTGGAACTGGTTTTACGACGCGAACACGATTCGGGGCTACGGCGAAGCGGCCGTCATCGCCGGAATGACCCAAACGACCATCGACGCCGAGGGTTGTGACCCCGAGCGCGTCTACGTCGCCGGGCTTTCGGCGGGTGCCGCGATGGTCTCGAACCTGCTCGCGGAGTACGCCGACGTGTACGCGGCGGGCGGAGTCCACTCCGGGTTGGAGTACGACGCCGCCGACACCGCAACGGGTGGAACGACGGCCATGACGTACGGCGGGCCGGACCCCTACGAGAAGGGAATCGACGCCTACGACGCGATGGAGTCCTACGGCATCACGAGCGAACTGCCGACCATCGTCTTCCACGGCACGGCCGACACCACCGTCTATCCGATAAACGGCGATCAAGCCACGATACAGGCGATTCAGACCAACGACCTCGCCTCGGACGGATCGAACGACGACGACGTGGACGCGACCGCCGACCGCACGTACAGCGGACAGGGACCGAGTTTGGACTACTCCGTCTCGGAGTACCACGACGAAAACGGAAACTCGCTCGTCGAGCACTGGACCGTGGACGGGATGGACCACGCGTGGTCCGGCGGCGTTTCGGGCGGCGAGTTCACCGCTCCCGGCGGTCCGGACGCCAGCCAGATCATCTGGGATTTCGTCTCGGGATACACGAGGGGTGAGTGA
- a CDS encoding extracellular catalytic domain type 1 short-chain-length polyhydroxyalkanoate depolymerase translates to MKRRTLLKSVGATVGAGALLSGASSAAAGSYTSETYSGRTYTKYVPTGADGSAIPLVVMLHGCTQSPDQFKDETKMNEVAESETFIAIYPDQTTSANANECWNWFEDANTTRGNGEAALITGMARDVMATNAVDESRVFLAGFSAGAGMVPNLLAAYPDVYAAGAVHSGLEYDAADSVTGGTTAMTQGGPDPQQQGTAAYQAMESNGVTDTIPTIVFHGTSDYTVYPENGEQAAEQATQTNDLAADGTDDDGIDYTADATRDGQAESLSYTVSEYHDENGNTVVEKWTVDSMGHAWSGGAQGGLYTAPGGPDASQIIWNFFADHPRDGGGDGGGGGDGNTAPTAAAGATPSSPAVGETVTFDASQSSDSDGSIASYDWAFGDGASASGATVTHSYGSSGEYTVTVTVTDDDGATATDSVTVTVGSGFSGYCGTAYNYEHGDAGRAYQDTSTGAYYAVGSDDYLGFPAYTSTLKETSEGYYETVSSC, encoded by the coding sequence ATGAAACGACGCACGCTCCTGAAATCCGTCGGCGCGACGGTCGGCGCGGGTGCGCTGCTCTCGGGTGCGAGCAGCGCGGCCGCGGGGTCGTACACGTCGGAAACGTACAGCGGGCGGACCTACACGAAGTACGTCCCGACTGGCGCGGACGGGTCGGCGATTCCGCTCGTCGTCATGCTCCACGGCTGTACCCAGAGTCCCGACCAGTTCAAGGACGAGACGAAGATGAACGAGGTGGCCGAAAGCGAGACGTTCATCGCCATCTACCCAGACCAGACGACGAGCGCGAACGCCAACGAGTGTTGGAACTGGTTCGAGGACGCGAACACGACGCGGGGCAACGGCGAAGCCGCACTCATCACCGGGATGGCACGGGACGTGATGGCGACGAACGCGGTGGACGAGAGCAGGGTCTTCCTCGCCGGGTTCTCCGCCGGAGCTGGCATGGTCCCCAACTTGCTCGCCGCCTATCCCGACGTGTACGCCGCGGGTGCGGTCCACTCCGGGTTGGAGTACGACGCCGCCGACAGCGTGACCGGCGGAACGACCGCCATGACGCAGGGCGGCCCGGACCCACAGCAGCAGGGGACCGCGGCGTATCAGGCCATGGAATCGAACGGCGTCACCGACACGATTCCGACCATCGTCTTCCACGGCACCAGCGACTACACCGTCTACCCCGAGAACGGAGAGCAGGCCGCGGAGCAGGCCACCCAGACCAACGACCTCGCCGCCGACGGGACGGACGACGACGGCATCGATTACACCGCCGACGCCACGCGCGACGGGCAGGCCGAGAGCCTGAGCTACACCGTTTCGGAGTACCACGACGAAAACGGGAACACCGTCGTCGAAAAGTGGACGGTCGATAGCATGGGCCACGCGTGGTCGGGCGGCGCACAGGGCGGTTTGTACACCGCTCCCGGCGGTCCGGACGCCAGCCAAATCATCTGGAACTTCTTCGCGGACCATCCGCGCGACGGCGGTGGCGACGGTGGCGGCGGTGGTGACGGAAACACCGCACCGACCGCCGCCGCCGGTGCGACCCCGAGTTCGCCAGCCGTCGGCGAGACGGTCACGTTCGACGCGAGCCAGTCGAGCGATTCGGACGGCTCGATCGCGAGCTACGATTGGGCCTTCGGAGACGGCGCGAGCGCGAGCGGCGCGACGGTAACCCACAGTTACGGGTCGTCGGGCGAGTATACGGTCACGGTAACCGTCACCGACGACGACGGAGCCACGGCGACCGACTCGGTGACCGTCACGGTCGGGTCCGGCTTCTCCGGGTACTGTGGCACGGCGTACAACTACGAGCACGGGGACGCAGGCAGGGCGTATCAGGACACCTCGACGGGTGCCTACTACGCCGTCGGCTCCGACGACTACCTCGGCTTCCCGGCCTACACCAGCACGCTGAAGGAGACCTCGGAGGGGTACTACGAGACCGTCAGTTCGTGTTGA
- a CDS encoding dodecin codes for MVFKKITLIGTSDESFDAATENAIDRAEETIDNVKWVEVDTLGVEVASVEGREYQAEVTVAFELEE; via the coding sequence ATGGTGTTCAAGAAGATCACCCTCATCGGAACGAGCGACGAGAGTTTCGACGCGGCCACCGAAAACGCAATCGACCGAGCGGAGGAAACCATCGATAACGTCAAATGGGTCGAAGTGGACACCCTCGGCGTCGAAGTCGCCTCGGTCGAAGGACGCGAATATCAGGCCGAAGTAACCGTCGCGTTCGAACTCGAAGAGTAA